ACGACGCCGCCCGCGCCGTCGCCACCGCCGCGGCCCAGGCACCGCTGCGCATCACCGTCAACTGCGCCGGCCTCGGCAAGGGCGGCCGCACCGTCGGCCGCGACGGCACGCCCTACGCCCTGGAGGACTTCGAGTTCGTCGTCGGCGTCAACCTGATCGGCACCTTCAACGTGCTGCGCCTCGCCGCCGCCGAGATGGCGAAGACCGACGAGGTCGACGGAGAGCGCGGCGTCATCATCAACACCGCCTCCGCCGCCGCCTTCGAGGGTCAGATCGGCCAGTGCGCCTACTCCGCCTCCAAGGGCGGCATCGTCGGCATGACCCTGCCGATCGCCCGTGACCTGGCGGCGGCGAAGATCCGCGTGGTCACCATCGCCCCCGGCCTCTTCTCCACCCCGCTGCTCAACAAGAAGCCGCAGGAGTTCCTCGACGCGCTCGGCGCCCAGGTCCCGCACCCCTCCCGCCTCGGCGACCCCGCCGAGTACGCCCACCTGGCGACCTCGATCATCGAGAACCCCATGCTCAACGGCGAGACGATCCGCCTCGACGGCGCCATCCGCATGGCTCCGAAGTAGACCGTCCCCCCACACGTGCCACAGGGAGCAACCGTGTCCACTACCCACCCCGCCCCGAAGGTCGCCGTCGTCACCGGTGCCGCCCGGGGCATCGGCGCGGCGATCGCGGCCCGCCTCGCCCGGGACGGCTTCGCCGTCGCGGTCCTCGACCTCGACGAGGCCGCCTGCGCCAAGACCGTCGAGACCGTCGAGAAGCATGGCGGACGCGCCCTCGCGGTCGGCTGCGACGTCTCGGACTCCGAGCAGGTCGAGGCGGGCGTCGCCCGCGTCGCGGCCGAACTCGGCGCCCCCACCGTCCTGGTGAACAACGCCGGCATCATCCGGGACAACCTCGTCTTCAAGATGACCGACCGGGACTTCGACTCGGTCATCGGCGTCCACCTGCGCGGCGCCTTCCTGATGGCGCGCGCCGTGCAGCGCCACCAGACCGCCGCAGGCTGGGGCCGTACCGTCAACCTGTCCTCGTCCGCCGCCCTCGGCAACCGGGGCCAGTCGAACTACTCGTCCGCCAAGGCCGGCCTGATGGGCCTCACCAAGACCCTGGCGATCGAGCTCGGTCCGTTCGGCGTCACCGTCAACTGCGTCGCCCCCGGCTTCATCGCCACCGAGATGACCGAGGCCACCGCCGAGCGCATGGGCATCACGTTCGAGGAGTTCACCGAGCGCTATGCCAAGGCCATCCCGGTGCGCCGGGGCGGCCGCCCCGAGGACATCGCGCAGGCGGTCTCCTTCTTCGTCCGCGAGGAGGCCGGGTTCGTCAACGGCCAGATCCTCTACGTCGCGGGCGGCCCGAAGGGCTGACGTTCCGCCGCGGGCCCCCGGGCCCTTCAGCGCTTCCGTATCGCCGCATCCTCTGCCAACGACGATGGAGGGACTCCCTCATGGGCCTGCATCTGC
Above is a genomic segment from Streptomyces sp. NBC_00094 containing:
- a CDS encoding SDR family NAD(P)-dependent oxidoreductase — its product is MQINGVSAVITGGASGLGLATAMRLLDQGAHVVLLDLPTSQGEQIAKELGERAHFVAGDVRSADDAARAVATAAAQAPLRITVNCAGLGKGGRTVGRDGTPYALEDFEFVVGVNLIGTFNVLRLAAAEMAKTDEVDGERGVIINTASAAAFEGQIGQCAYSASKGGIVGMTLPIARDLAAAKIRVVTIAPGLFSTPLLNKKPQEFLDALGAQVPHPSRLGDPAEYAHLATSIIENPMLNGETIRLDGAIRMAPK
- a CDS encoding SDR family oxidoreductase; protein product: MSTTHPAPKVAVVTGAARGIGAAIAARLARDGFAVAVLDLDEAACAKTVETVEKHGGRALAVGCDVSDSEQVEAGVARVAAELGAPTVLVNNAGIIRDNLVFKMTDRDFDSVIGVHLRGAFLMARAVQRHQTAAGWGRTVNLSSSAALGNRGQSNYSSAKAGLMGLTKTLAIELGPFGVTVNCVAPGFIATEMTEATAERMGITFEEFTERYAKAIPVRRGGRPEDIAQAVSFFVREEAGFVNGQILYVAGGPKG